In the Moraxella osloensis genome, one interval contains:
- a CDS encoding AAA family ATPase gives MDFEVKVQNLGKISDSTIFVKPLTIITGSNASGKSFFTKTLYSIINILNQNLFKPTVLKDLRMLDSLLDFLESEIPYKGKRDTNEINDLRIISNSLQDNIFELSDFELEGFFSSSKELSKKIKDFQNKISIIEKRLNESTRKSSETVSKILDTLKFRAERINEMILGSENAYTDFIKESIDKDLNLNFQISNSSELISFDKSFAKVQISNFLTYTLFDDKTELELNFKSKLMKDVFSLSQVVFFESPAYWRVREALIDRKRGQRITYPFSNRVLSGVPEYFYELDTLLNNEYTEPTEKHFPDLIKKLEDTLKGKFKFNDGKVSFIDNNSSRTITKNLISFGMTNLGMIHALLEKGIITKGSFVFIDEPESNLHPEWQVILADVLISLAENGVYVITTTHSADMLKAFDIITKERKLENNFLSISYFQDNGSLLNMEESDLSSIEQARMKLLEPYEDLLFRGYAL, from the coding sequence ATGGACTTCGAGGTTAAGGTACAGAACTTAGGCAAGATTAGTGATTCTACAATCTTTGTAAAGCCTCTCACCATTATCACTGGTAGTAATGCAAGTGGTAAAAGCTTTTTTACTAAAACACTGTATTCTATTATTAATATTCTCAATCAAAATCTTTTTAAACCAACTGTACTAAAAGATTTAAGAATGTTAGATAGCCTTCTAGATTTTTTAGAAAGTGAAATTCCTTACAAAGGTAAGAGGGACACTAATGAAATTAATGATTTGAGAATTATATCAAATTCCCTTCAAGATAATATTTTTGAATTATCTGACTTTGAATTGGAGGGGTTTTTTAGCTCATCAAAAGAACTTAGTAAAAAAATCAAAGATTTTCAGAATAAAATTAGTATTATCGAAAAAAGATTAAATGAGTCAACACGAAAATCTTCAGAAACAGTTTCAAAGATTTTAGATACTTTGAAATTCAGAGCTGAACGTATTAATGAAATGATTTTGGGAAGTGAGAATGCCTACACTGATTTTATCAAAGAAAGTATTGATAAAGACTTGAACTTAAACTTCCAAATTTCAAATTCCTCGGAATTAATTTCCTTTGATAAATCTTTTGCAAAAGTTCAAATCAGCAATTTTTTAACTTATACACTTTTTGATGATAAAACTGAATTAGAACTGAATTTCAAAAGTAAATTAATGAAAGATGTATTTTCATTAAGTCAAGTTGTTTTCTTTGAGTCTCCAGCTTATTGGCGTGTGAGAGAGGCATTAATTGATAGAAAAAGAGGGCAAAGAATTACTTATCCTTTTAGTAATAGAGTCCTAAGTGGTGTTCCTGAGTATTTTTATGAACTCGATACTCTTCTGAATAATGAATATACTGAACCAACTGAAAAGCATTTTCCAGATTTAATTAAAAAGCTTGAAGATACTTTGAAAGGTAAATTCAAATTTAATGATGGGAAAGTTAGCTTTATTGATAATAATTCATCAAGAACAATCACAAAAAATTTAATTTCTTTTGGTATGACTAATTTAGGCATGATTCATGCCTTGCTTGAAAAAGGTATCATCACTAAGGGTTCATTTGTATTTATAGATGAACCTGAGTCTAATTTGCATCCTGAATGGCAAGTAATCTTAGCAGATGTTTTAATTAGCCTTGCAGAAAACGGTGTATATGTTATTACTACAACTCACAGTGCTGATATGTTAAAAGCATTTGATATCATTACCAAGGAAAGAAAATTAGAAAATAATTTTTTATCAATATCATATTTCCAAGATAATGGGTCTCTATTGAACATGGAAGAGTCTGATTTGAGCAGCATTGAACAAGCTCGTATGAAATTATTAGAACCATATGAAGACTTATTATTTAGAGGTTATGCGTTGTGA
- a CDS encoding tyrosine-type recombinase/integrase produces MANQSLKTVTQLDKAIKETTKTTPYSIAGYAGLFLSVEVSKHTGKKTAIFKHRYSHPILKGKRPTITLGQYPAFTLEQARQAYNDNLALLGKGIDPIEHRQDEKQKEIAERKNTLSFFIDEWQINQISKKLTQKTIENNGRNIKVIASQFGQTKVTDIKPSHVISFIKDIQKTHPAKGIEVKKVLKSILQLAKANGVIEYNPASDLKGTLKTHKKTHYPAITTPAEYAKLLNDIDSLADSPIFQKEILQLLALTFARIGDICAMKWSDVNLFTKQWEFRPQKAGNRDDMSDLVTPLSPQAIAILERMQPKTGGYEYVFYNGRRKAQKHTHKQEINKVLNSPAMNDGQGYKGIHSPHGFRASAKTMLMERLGYDELITELQLGHRMMNSYGRAYSRMDMLDQRRAMLTDWANYLDDLRAGKVDNVIYFDKVKDKLQVNEK; encoded by the coding sequence ATGGCAAATCAAAGTTTAAAAACAGTTACCCAGCTAGATAAGGCGATTAAGGAAACCACCAAAACAACGCCATATTCAATAGCAGGCTATGCAGGGTTATTTCTTAGTGTAGAAGTCAGCAAGCATACAGGCAAAAAGACCGCAATTTTTAAACACCGCTACAGCCACCCTATTTTGAAAGGTAAACGCCCTACAATCACACTAGGACAATACCCAGCTTTTACCCTAGAACAAGCCCGCCAAGCCTACAATGACAATCTAGCCCTATTGGGTAAAGGCATTGACCCTATCGAACACCGCCAAGATGAAAAGCAAAAAGAAATAGCAGAACGCAAAAACACACTAAGTTTTTTTATTGATGAATGGCAAATAAACCAAATATCAAAAAAACTTACTCAAAAGACAATAGAAAATAATGGTAGGAATATAAAAGTAATAGCCAGCCAGTTTGGACAAACAAAGGTAACGGATATAAAGCCTAGCCATGTTATTAGCTTTATTAAAGACATTCAAAAGACACACCCCGCCAAAGGTATAGAAGTTAAAAAGGTTTTAAAATCTATCTTACAACTAGCCAAAGCAAATGGGGTTATTGAATACAACCCAGCAAGCGACCTAAAAGGAACGCTAAAAACTCATAAAAAAACGCATTACCCAGCAATCACCACGCCCGCAGAATATGCCAAGTTATTAAACGACATTGACAGCCTAGCCGATAGCCCAATATTTCAAAAAGAGATTTTGCAATTATTGGCTTTAACGTTTGCCCGCATTGGTGATATTTGCGCTATGAAGTGGAGTGATGTAAACCTATTTACTAAGCAATGGGAATTTAGACCACAGAAGGCAGGCAACCGTGACGATATGAGCGACCTAGTAACGCCACTATCACCGCAGGCAATAGCCATTTTAGAACGTATGCAACCAAAGACAGGCGGTTATGAGTACGTTTTTTATAATGGTAGGCGCAAAGCGCAGAAACACACCCACAAGCAGGAAATTAATAAGGTACTTAACAGCCCAGCCATGAATGACGGACAAGGCTATAAAGGCATACACAGCCCGCATGGGTTCAGAGCCAGTGCAAAGACAATGTTAATGGAACGCTTAGGATATGATGAATTAATCACAGAGTTACAGCTAGGACACCGCATGATGAACAGTTACGGGCGAGCGTATAGCCGTATGGATATGTTAGACCAGCGCAGAGCCATGTTAACCGATTGGGCGAACTACCTAGACGATTTAAGAGCGGGCAAGGTGGATAATGTTATTTACTTTGATAAGGTCAAAGACAAATTGCAGGTAAATGAAAAATAA
- the phoU gene encoding phosphate signaling complex protein PhoU, whose product MNLIGEHLSKSYDQDLQNLVNLFLKMGGMAEANLTKAIESLVKSDVALAEDVIDGDKEINFTEQQLDDLVVKVLARRQPAATDLRLIMAVSKCGADIERIGDEAKKIAKMARRATREGQSPIGYHEAHQMGNFVQMMLKNALEAFAKFDATGAYQVIEQDSEIDAMYKSASRAMMTYIMEDGRYVAKVIDILWVLRSIERVGAHARNIAEQLIFCITGEDVRYQKLGSKKDSALNPAASHEINDASLDYQPSNGEN is encoded by the coding sequence ATGAATTTAATTGGTGAACATTTATCAAAAAGTTATGACCAAGATTTACAAAACTTGGTCAATTTATTTTTAAAAATGGGTGGAATGGCAGAAGCCAATCTCACCAAAGCAATTGAATCTTTGGTAAAAAGTGATGTGGCGCTCGCCGAAGATGTCATTGATGGTGACAAAGAAATCAACTTTACGGAGCAGCAGCTTGATGATTTGGTGGTCAAAGTATTGGCACGTCGTCAACCTGCCGCCACCGACTTACGCCTAATCATGGCAGTGAGTAAATGCGGCGCTGACATTGAGCGTATTGGTGATGAAGCCAAAAAAATCGCCAAGATGGCGCGCCGTGCCACCCGTGAAGGTCAATCACCGATTGGGTATCATGAAGCGCATCAAATGGGTAATTTTGTGCAGATGATGCTAAAAAATGCGCTAGAAGCTTTTGCTAAGTTTGATGCAACAGGTGCTTACCAAGTCATTGAGCAGGATAGTGAAATTGATGCGATGTACAAATCCGCGTCACGTGCGATGATGACCTACATCATGGAAGATGGTCGCTATGTAGCAAAAGTCATTGATATTTTATGGGTGCTGCGTTCGATAGAGCGTGTTGGTGCGCATGCGCGTAATATCGCTGAGCAATTGATTTTTTGTATTACCGGTGAAGATGTGCGTTATCAAAAACTGGGTAGCAAAAAAGACAGCGCGCTGAATCCCGCAGCTAGCCATGAAATCAATGATGCCTCACTAGATTATCAACCGAGCAATGGCGAAAACTAA
- a CDS encoding TolC family protein — MWNPKATGARWRLGAMAVSLIGSMSLSPAAMAKDLWELYSAAQRTNGNWAGQQYDYLATQKNVQLAFGDMLPQVGLQGSVKHNQFYPKDDNIPDTGNTASQIGIGLRQALFRADKWANYEKAVLAGQANDIQLLQQHQQLIEQISKAYLNVLRAEAMTDSLNAEFTALKAQNDMMQARLAQGVAARVDTEESRARLESVSASIANNDVAIVNAKQQLSLLTGQPINQLDSIKLPLDLNLVASQSIENWMQQSQNNNLDIQLAQTQVAIANKQVDYLKANLYPRVDLVGNVGWQDYTHNNQSAIDGTNYSFGVEVDFPFYTGGRTRAGVEQGNLQAQAAKSRLAYVYQAAMTQTSQAYLNLVAQRATIKAQQTAVEANRRVAQASKTGYDLGVRSMVDTLLAERQYHAAKRDLINAYFDYLNAYIDLQKAAGNLTDDTVKVLDNQLI, encoded by the coding sequence TTGTGGAATCCTAAAGCGACTGGCGCCCGATGGCGGTTAGGGGCGATGGCAGTGTCATTGATAGGGTCGATGTCCCTCAGCCCAGCCGCGATGGCAAAAGATTTGTGGGAATTGTATAGCGCAGCCCAGCGCACCAATGGCAATTGGGCAGGGCAGCAATATGACTATTTGGCAACGCAAAAAAATGTGCAGCTAGCGTTTGGCGATATGCTGCCGCAAGTGGGACTACAAGGCAGTGTCAAACATAACCAGTTTTATCCCAAAGACGATAACATCCCGGATACGGGTAATACCGCAAGCCAAATTGGTATCGGACTGCGCCAAGCCTTGTTTCGTGCTGATAAATGGGCAAATTATGAAAAAGCCGTGCTCGCCGGTCAAGCCAATGATATCCAGCTATTACAGCAGCACCAACAACTAATCGAGCAAATCAGCAAAGCCTATCTCAATGTATTGCGCGCTGAAGCGATGACAGATAGCCTCAATGCCGAATTCACCGCACTCAAAGCACAAAATGACATGATGCAAGCGAGACTCGCGCAAGGGGTAGCAGCGCGGGTAGATACCGAAGAGAGCCGTGCAAGGCTTGAAAGCGTCAGCGCCTCTATTGCCAATAATGACGTGGCAATCGTAAATGCCAAACAGCAGTTATCACTGCTCACCGGTCAACCAATCAATCAGCTAGACAGTATCAAGTTACCGCTTGATTTGAATCTTGTGGCAAGTCAAAGTATCGAAAACTGGATGCAGCAGTCACAAAATAACAATCTCGATATTCAGCTAGCACAAACCCAAGTGGCGATTGCCAACAAACAAGTCGACTATCTCAAAGCCAATCTCTACCCCCGCGTCGATTTGGTAGGCAATGTGGGGTGGCAAGATTATACCCATAATAATCAAAGCGCTATTGATGGCACCAATTACAGCTTTGGGGTAGAAGTGGATTTCCCGTTTTATACCGGTGGGCGGACACGCGCAGGCGTTGAGCAAGGCAATTTGCAGGCGCAAGCGGCAAAAAGTCGCCTCGCCTATGTGTACCAAGCCGCGATGACTCAGACTAGCCAAGCGTATCTAAATTTGGTCGCACAGCGTGCCACGATTAAAGCCCAGCAAACTGCGGTGGAGGCCAATCGCCGCGTCGCCCAAGCGTCAAAAACAGGCTATGACTTGGGGGTGCGCTCGATGGTAGATACACTACTGGCAGAGCGTCAATATCACGCTGCCAAACGCGATTTGATTAATGCGTATTTTGATTATCTAAATGCCTACATTGACCTACAAAAAGCTGCGGGCAATCTGACCGATGACACAGTCAAAGTGCTAGATAATCAGCTAATATAA
- a CDS encoding helix-turn-helix domain-containing protein, which translates to MSHTTTPKGENQTNITFSDIANNPQGLTPLNDTAKLFNRHAETLRRWVRSDKNPFVKPVAVNGFYFFKNSDLLEFIEKQQATA; encoded by the coding sequence ATGAGCCACACCACCACGCCAAAAGGCGAAAATCAAACAAATATTACTTTTAGTGATATTGCCAACAACCCGCAGGGCTTAACCCCGCTTAACGATACAGCCAAGCTATTTAACCGCCATGCTGAAACATTGCGTAGATGGGTAAGAAGTGACAAAAACCCTTTTGTTAAACCAGTGGCAGTAAATGGGTTTTATTTTTTCAAAAATAGCGACCTTTTGGAGTTTATCGAAAAGCAACAGGCAACAGCATAA
- a CDS encoding DUF3987 domain-containing protein, with translation MNSLAIMTNEKAHTATDGMDFLELLASYPTATTDNLENSKHTQTLNNLSVLLTDDKLKFINSNIDVDGQPKQTANSIATVLYNQHYQPSNLAIFPLDNTEPFLLHDFKNDGFIFGNGEQVLIINDLTIAMIIAIYTKTRGEDYTVIAPLDKGQFYNLVKAHAKQSQVMIITDYEQGLEYERTFKGDNVKLAKVVDILEDLIVTHSINDILALSDTKVIELNGIEWGEPEPLEDTNTPATRYPIEAWQGVLRQAIEAIAHHAQVPLAMAGQCILGALATIGQRYINAPFGHSHIPASLYLVTEGESGSGKTFASKLSHYSIKQWDKNAYQVFLTLLREWQADLDSLKGKEKAEYIKDTPKPKNNTILVTDATIEAVLDKFIIDELANLSWTTDEAGQFFNGHTMKSDTAGNALSSLTKLWSDGEASRLRSQRGKAAVPQTNAYDARLTLDIMGQRVILEPALTDPVMNGQGFLARSLIACPDSLQGQRVWNTAERMSQSPYDDPRLLAYWTRCDILLEPPPNQQQPLDEAGKPIRVNMPFGDGARQALADYQQSIEHRQAKGRALEYLKAFASRTAENATRIASLMAFFDNRQAVEVNDLQRAFKLVEYSTAERLRYLDIKAHEKSDSQKLIDWLVKQCKTKGVKRLSYAEAQSKVSVRALRRKAEFELAISLLTDKGYIRVTTQDNSRFIEINPQALN, from the coding sequence ATGAATAGTTTAGCAATCATGACAAATGAAAAAGCCCACACCGCTACAGACGGCATGGACTTCTTAGAACTACTAGCAAGTTATCCGACAGCAACAACGGATAATCTAGAAAACAGCAAACACACACAAACGCTGAATAATTTATCTGTTTTGCTTACTGATGACAAGCTAAAATTTATAAATAGCAATATTGATGTAGATGGACAGCCAAAGCAAACCGCCAACAGCATAGCAACGGTTTTATACAATCAGCATTACCAACCCTCAAACCTTGCCATATTTCCATTGGACAATACAGAGCCGTTTTTATTGCATGACTTTAAAAATGATGGGTTTATTTTTGGTAATGGTGAGCAAGTTTTAATCATCAATGATTTAACTATTGCCATGATTATAGCAATCTACACCAAAACACGGGGCGAGGACTACACCGTTATAGCCCCGCTTGATAAAGGGCAGTTTTATAACCTAGTCAAAGCCCACGCCAAACAAAGCCAAGTAATGATTATTACTGATTATGAGCAAGGCTTAGAATATGAACGCACTTTCAAGGGCGATAACGTCAAACTTGCTAAGGTAGTGGACATATTAGAGGACTTAATTGTTACCCATTCAATCAATGATATTTTGGCTTTAAGTGATACCAAAGTTATAGAGTTAAACGGCATTGAATGGGGCGAACCCGAACCACTGGAGGACACTAACACGCCCGCCACCCGTTACCCTATTGAAGCATGGCAAGGCGTTTTAAGACAAGCGATTGAAGCCATAGCCCACCATGCACAAGTACCCCTAGCAATGGCGGGGCAATGTATTTTAGGGGCATTGGCAACCATAGGACAACGCTATATTAATGCACCTTTTGGACATAGCCACATACCCGCTAGCCTTTACCTAGTCACAGAGGGCGAAAGCGGGAGCGGTAAAACTTTTGCCAGCAAGCTATCACACTACAGCATTAAGCAATGGGATAAAAACGCCTATCAAGTATTTTTAACTTTACTTAGAGAATGGCAAGCGGATCTAGATAGCCTTAAGGGTAAAGAGAAAGCCGAATATATCAAAGACACCCCAAAGCCTAAAAACAATACAATCCTAGTTACTGACGCAACGATTGAAGCGGTTTTAGATAAATTTATCATAGATGAATTAGCTAACCTATCATGGACAACTGACGAGGCGGGGCAGTTTTTTAACGGGCATACTATGAAAAGCGACACCGCAGGCAATGCCCTATCAAGCCTTACAAAGTTATGGAGTGATGGAGAGGCTAGCCGTTTACGATCACAACGGGGTAAAGCTGCAGTACCACAAACAAACGCCTATGACGCTAGATTAACACTAGATATCATGGGGCAACGGGTAATACTTGAACCCGCATTAACTGACCCCGTGATGAATGGACAAGGATTTTTAGCCCGTAGCTTGATAGCTTGCCCCGATAGCTTACAAGGACAAAGGGTGTGGAATACAGCCGAGCGCATGAGCCAAAGCCCCTATGATGATCCAAGATTGTTAGCCTATTGGACAAGGTGCGATATACTTTTAGAGCCACCACCAAACCAGCAACAGCCCTTAGATGAAGCTGGCAAGCCAATAAGGGTAAATATGCCTTTTGGTGATGGGGCAAGGCAGGCTTTAGCAGATTACCAACAATCAATAGAACACCGCCAAGCTAAAGGGCGAGCCCTTGAATATTTAAAGGCTTTTGCTAGCCGTACGGCTGAAAATGCCACCCGCATAGCCTCATTAATGGCTTTTTTTGATAATCGCCAAGCGGTAGAAGTGAATGATCTACAAAGAGCCTTTAAGTTAGTAGAGTATTCAACAGCCGAAAGGTTACGTTATTTAGATATTAAAGCCCATGAAAAAAGCGACAGCCAAAAGTTAATAGATTGGCTAGTTAAACAGTGTAAGACAAAGGGTGTTAAGCGGTTAAGTTATGCAGAAGCCCAAAGCAAGGTAAGTGTAAGAGCCTTAAGGCGTAAAGCTGAATTTGAACTTGCCATAAGTTTGTTAACTGATAAAGGTTATATTCGAGTGACTACACAGGATAACAGCCGATTTATTGAGATTAACCCGCAGGCATTAAATTAG
- the pstS gene encoding phosphate ABC transporter substrate-binding protein PstS, producing the protein MKLSHLIVSVALAAVGVQANAVNITGAGATFPQPVYSKWAGAYQKATGNQINYQGIGSSGGIKQIQAKTVDFGATDAPMSPAELNASGLIQFPAVIGGVVPVVNIAGVKPGQLRLSGAVLADIYMGKINNWSDARIKALNPGVALPSAKITTVNRSDGSGTTHVFTTYLSQVSSDWKSKVGADKTVKWPNAAASVGGKGNEGVSSNVQRVANSIGYVEYAYAKQNRLAYTQLQNRAGKFVLPDDTTFAAASNINWAKYPGFAVTITNMPAANAWPISAATFILVPRAGGAKAKEALKFFDWSFNNGDAMATSLDYVPLPAATKAAVRKEWTKVK; encoded by the coding sequence ATGAAACTATCACATTTAATCGTCAGTGTGGCGTTAGCTGCTGTAGGCGTACAAGCCAATGCTGTCAACATCACAGGTGCGGGTGCAACCTTCCCACAACCTGTTTACTCAAAATGGGCAGGCGCGTATCAAAAAGCCACGGGTAACCAAATCAACTACCAAGGTATCGGTTCTTCAGGCGGTATCAAACAAATCCAAGCAAAAACGGTTGATTTCGGTGCCACTGATGCGCCCATGAGCCCAGCAGAGCTAAATGCCAGCGGCTTAATCCAATTCCCCGCAGTCATTGGCGGTGTTGTACCTGTGGTTAACATCGCTGGCGTAAAACCAGGTCAATTAAGACTATCGGGCGCCGTCCTTGCTGACATCTATATGGGTAAAATCAACAACTGGAGCGATGCACGTATCAAAGCATTAAACCCAGGCGTTGCACTACCCTCTGCTAAAATCACCACGGTTAACCGTTCAGACGGTTCAGGCACCACGCACGTCTTTACAACTTACTTAAGCCAAGTATCAAGCGATTGGAAATCAAAAGTAGGCGCAGACAAAACCGTTAAATGGCCCAATGCTGCAGCAAGCGTGGGTGGTAAAGGTAACGAAGGCGTATCAAGCAATGTACAACGTGTTGCCAACTCAATCGGCTATGTTGAGTACGCTTATGCAAAACAAAACCGTTTAGCTTATACCCAACTTCAAAACCGCGCGGGTAAATTTGTACTACCAGACGACACAACCTTTGCCGCAGCGTCAAACATCAACTGGGCAAAATACCCAGGTTTTGCAGTGACGATCACTAACATGCCAGCAGCCAACGCATGGCCAATCTCTGCAGCGACTTTCATCCTTGTACCACGTGCTGGCGGTGCTAAAGCGAAAGAAGCGTTAAAGTTCTTTGATTGGTCATTCAACAATGGTGACGCAATGGCTACTTCTCTTGACTACGTACCACTACCAGCAGCCACTAAAGCCGCTGTTCGTAAAGAGTGGACTAAAGTCAAATAG
- the thiC gene encoding phosphomethylpyrimidine synthase ThiC encodes MNQLTNVTHKTPAHRDPTDDRFEEEARDLTRALPASRKVYIQGSRPDIQVPMREITLTDTPVGGFGKAEGEKNPPFYVYDTSGVYTDPNVEIDLTKGLPKLRQAWIEARGDTEHLAKLSSQYGNERANDIATANLRFGHIDKPRRATNGKNVTQMHYAKQGIITPEMEYIAIRETQKQHDLTDTRQHAGNNFGANTPKLITPEFVRAEVAAGRAIIPNNINHPESEPMIIGRNFLVKINANIGNSALGSSIDEEVAKMTWATRWGADTIMDLSTGKHIHETREWIIRNSPVPIGTVPIYQALEKVDGVAEDLTWDIFKDTLIEQAEQGVDYFTIHAGVLLRYVPVTANRLTGIVSRGGSIMAQWCLAHHKENFLYTHFEDICEIMKAYDVAFSLGDGLRPGCLQDANDDAQFGELKTLGELTQVAWQHDVQVMIEGPGHVAMNRIKENMDLQLEVCKEAPFYTLGPLTTDIAPGYDHITSAIGAAMIGWYGTAMLCYVTPKEHLGLPNKKDVKDGIITYKIAAHAADLAKGHPGAQARDNALSKARFEFRWDDQFNLSLDPDTAREFHDETLPKEAHKSAHFCSMCGPKFCSMKITQNVRDYAAGLEFNKPQLGQDITPDTGELSDASHAIKQVDTELVGQVGEASADEVRLGMEQMKQKFIEEGKQLYKEV; translated from the coding sequence ATGAACCAACTTACCAACGTTACTCACAAAACCCCTGCCCACCGTGACCCTACCGATGACCGCTTTGAAGAAGAAGCGCGTGATTTGACGCGCGCCTTGCCGGCATCTCGCAAAGTCTACATCCAAGGCTCACGCCCTGACATCCAAGTACCGATGCGGGAAATCACCTTGACCGATACCCCGGTGGGCGGTTTTGGCAAGGCAGAAGGCGAAAAAAACCCACCGTTTTATGTGTATGACACCTCAGGAGTATATACTGACCCCAACGTCGAAATTGACCTGACCAAAGGCTTACCAAAACTGCGTCAAGCTTGGATAGAAGCGCGCGGCGACACCGAGCATCTTGCCAAACTCTCAAGCCAATACGGCAATGAGCGTGCCAATGACATCGCCACGGCTAACCTGCGCTTTGGGCATATCGACAAGCCAAGACGGGCGACCAATGGCAAAAATGTCACCCAAATGCACTACGCCAAACAAGGCATCATCACCCCAGAGATGGAATACATCGCCATCCGTGAAACCCAAAAACAGCATGACCTAACTGATACGCGTCAGCACGCTGGTAACAACTTTGGTGCCAATACCCCCAAACTCATCACCCCAGAATTTGTGCGTGCCGAAGTCGCTGCGGGACGGGCGATTATCCCCAATAACATCAACCACCCCGAATCAGAGCCGATGATTATTGGGCGTAATTTTTTGGTTAAAATCAATGCCAATATCGGTAATTCAGCACTGGGCTCTAGCATTGACGAAGAAGTTGCCAAAATGACCTGGGCTACCCGTTGGGGCGCGGACACCATCATGGACTTATCAACCGGTAAGCATATCCATGAAACCCGTGAATGGATTATCCGTAACTCCCCCGTGCCCATCGGTACCGTACCGATTTATCAAGCCCTAGAAAAAGTGGATGGCGTTGCCGAAGATTTGACATGGGACATCTTTAAAGACACCTTGATTGAACAAGCCGAGCAAGGCGTCGATTATTTTACCATTCACGCGGGCGTACTGCTGCGCTACGTACCGGTGACCGCCAATCGTTTGACAGGTATCGTCAGCCGCGGCGGTTCGATTATGGCGCAGTGGTGTCTTGCCCATCATAAAGAGAATTTTCTTTATACCCACTTTGAAGACATTTGCGAGATTATGAAAGCCTACGATGTGGCGTTTAGTCTGGGTGATGGTTTGCGCCCCGGTTGCCTACAAGACGCCAACGATGATGCGCAGTTTGGTGAGCTCAAAACCTTGGGCGAGCTGACCCAAGTGGCATGGCAACATGATGTACAAGTTATGATTGAAGGTCCAGGACACGTTGCCATGAACCGTATCAAAGAAAACATGGACTTACAGCTTGAAGTCTGTAAAGAAGCGCCTTTTTACACCCTTGGACCTTTGACGACCGATATCGCCCCAGGCTACGACCATATTACATCTGCCATTGGTGCGGCGATGATTGGTTGGTATGGCACTGCCATGCTGTGTTATGTGACGCCAAAAGAGCATTTAGGTCTGCCGAACAAAAAGGATGTCAAAGACGGTATCATCACTTACAAAATCGCAGCACATGCGGCAGATTTGGCAAAAGGACACCCAGGTGCCCAAGCGCGGGATAACGCCTTGTCAAAAGCGCGTTTTGAGTTTCGCTGGGATGACCAGTTTAATCTCAGCCTAGACCCAGACACGGCTCGTGAATTTCATGATGAAACCTTGCCAAAAGAAGCGCATAAATCGGCGCATTTTTGCTCGATGTGCGGTCCAAAATTCTGCTCAATGAAAATCACCCAAAATGTGCGGGATTATGCAGCAGGGCTTGAGTTTAATAAACCACAGCTTGGGCAAGACATCACCCCTGATACGGGTGAGTTATCGGATGCCAGCCACGCTATCAAGCAGGTGGATACTGAATTGGTCGGGCAAGTCGGTGAAGCGTCTGCCGATGAAGTCCGCCTAGGCATGGAGCAGATGAAGCAAAAATTTATTGAAGAAGGTAAGCAGTTATATAAAGAAGTTTAA